A section of the Streptomyces sp. CG1 genome encodes:
- the mca gene encoding mycothiol conjugate amidase Mca, with translation MTDQLRLMAVHAHPDDESSKGAATMAKYVSEGVDVLVVTCTGGERGSILNPKLQGDAYIEEHIHEVRKKEMDEAREILGVGQEWLGFVDSGLPEGDPLPPLPEGCFALEDVDKAAGELVRKIRAFRPQVITTYDENGGYPHPDHIMTHKISMVAFEGAADTEKYPEAEYGPGYQPQKLYYNQGFNRPRTEALHQAMLDRGLESPYGEWLKRWSEFERTERTLTTHIPCADFFEIRDKALIAHATQIDPDGGWFKVPMELQKEVWPTEEYELAKSLVDTSLPEADLFAGIRDNA, from the coding sequence CTGCGACTGATGGCCGTACACGCGCACCCCGACGACGAGTCGAGCAAGGGCGCGGCCACCATGGCGAAGTACGTGTCCGAGGGGGTGGACGTGCTGGTGGTGACCTGCACCGGCGGAGAGCGTGGGTCCATCCTCAATCCCAAGCTGCAGGGTGACGCGTACATCGAGGAGCACATCCACGAGGTACGCAAGAAGGAGATGGACGAGGCCCGCGAGATCCTGGGCGTGGGGCAGGAGTGGCTCGGTTTCGTCGACTCCGGCCTGCCCGAGGGCGACCCGCTGCCGCCGCTCCCCGAGGGCTGTTTCGCCCTGGAGGACGTCGACAAGGCGGCCGGCGAGCTGGTGCGCAAGATCCGCGCCTTCCGCCCGCAGGTGATCACCACCTACGACGAGAACGGCGGTTACCCGCACCCCGACCACATCATGACCCACAAGATCTCCATGGTGGCGTTCGAGGGCGCGGCGGACACCGAGAAGTACCCGGAGGCGGAGTACGGCCCCGGATACCAGCCGCAGAAGCTCTACTACAACCAGGGCTTCAACCGCCCCCGCACCGAGGCGCTGCACCAGGCGATGCTCGACCGGGGCCTGGAGTCGCCGTACGGGGAGTGGCTGAAGCGCTGGAGCGAGTTCGAGCGCACCGAGCGCACGCTGACCACGCACATTCCGTGCGCGGACTTCTTCGAGATCCGCGACAAGGCGCTGATCGCGCACGCCACGCAGATCGACCCGGACGGCGGCTGGTTCAAGGTGCCGATGGAGCTGCAGAAGGAGGTCTGGCCCACGGAGGAGTACGAACTGGCGAAGTCTCTCGTCGACACCTCCCTCCCCGAGGCCGACCTCTTCGCGGGCATCCGCGACAATGCCTGA